The following are encoded together in the Tepidiforma bonchosmolovskayae genome:
- a CDS encoding peptide ABC transporter substrate-binding protein: protein MTKRYWRMLLSAAAIVAVAVAAVACGDDDDDSGSGGGGSAATATAPGGSQGSAGPSGTITIGATQFETWDPHFSDFAQDITHFVYVWRGLYHLDVNDKPQPAMADGAPQVSSDGKTYTIKLKKDLKWSDGQPLTAEDFVLGIQRTCNPDVAGHYQYILTNIVGCDDYYNAAQKSAAEKEELRKKVGVRAVDAQTLEVKLQEAQPTFPIILALWPTFPAPKHKLASVDAPWPGPLENVYNGPFMPAAYTEKASMELKPNPNWTGTKVGVEKVVLKYVDDAAVLNNAYRTGEVDATAANKPELDKLKTEFAKELQLYPATRTIGLEFNVTKSPVDKPEVRLALSQATDRATLVKVVFKDANTPTTSWVPPARNGLKGGEYDAILGFNPTKAKENLAKAGYPDGKGFPQLTLLLVDSQTNKLLGEFLQAEWKKHLGIDLKLEFVDSKTRSSRFNSSDFQLVVGGWQEDYPDPENWFLGLWETGGSINKTKTSIKALDDIIAKAKFNTNDEQRRQQYREAEKLLLQEANGIAPLWHTLAAFLVKPHISGMVENKRPGDTFVPGDWYIELWKTSKK from the coding sequence ATGACCAAACGTTACTGGCGCATGCTGCTCAGCGCGGCTGCCATCGTTGCCGTCGCCGTCGCGGCCGTCGCCTGCGGCGACGACGATGACGACAGCGGCTCCGGCGGGGGCGGTTCGGCCGCTACCGCGACAGCTCCGGGCGGCTCGCAGGGCTCAGCCGGCCCTTCGGGCACGATCACGATCGGCGCGACCCAGTTTGAAACCTGGGACCCGCACTTCTCCGACTTCGCGCAGGACATTACGCACTTCGTGTATGTCTGGCGCGGCCTGTACCACCTCGACGTCAACGACAAGCCCCAGCCCGCCATGGCTGACGGCGCCCCCCAGGTCTCCAGCGACGGCAAGACCTACACCATCAAGCTCAAGAAGGACCTGAAGTGGTCGGACGGCCAGCCGCTCACGGCCGAGGACTTCGTCCTGGGCATCCAGCGCACCTGCAACCCTGATGTTGCCGGCCACTACCAGTACATCCTGACCAACATCGTCGGCTGCGACGACTACTACAACGCCGCACAGAAGTCGGCCGCCGAGAAGGAAGAGCTCCGGAAGAAGGTCGGGGTCCGGGCCGTTGACGCCCAGACCCTCGAGGTGAAGCTGCAGGAGGCGCAGCCGACCTTCCCGATCATCCTCGCGCTGTGGCCGACCTTCCCCGCACCGAAGCACAAGCTCGCCAGCGTTGACGCTCCCTGGCCCGGCCCGCTCGAGAACGTGTACAACGGCCCGTTCATGCCCGCCGCGTACACCGAGAAGGCCAGCATGGAGCTGAAGCCGAACCCGAACTGGACCGGCACAAAGGTCGGCGTCGAAAAAGTGGTCCTGAAGTACGTTGACGACGCGGCGGTCCTGAACAACGCCTACCGCACGGGCGAAGTCGATGCCACTGCTGCCAATAAGCCCGAACTCGACAAGCTGAAGACCGAGTTCGCCAAGGAGCTCCAGCTCTACCCGGCGACGCGCACCATCGGCCTCGAGTTTAACGTCACCAAGAGCCCGGTCGATAAGCCCGAGGTTCGTCTTGCGCTGTCCCAGGCCACGGACCGGGCAACGCTGGTCAAAGTCGTTTTCAAGGACGCAAACACGCCAACGACCAGCTGGGTGCCGCCGGCCCGCAACGGACTGAAGGGCGGCGAGTACGACGCCATCCTTGGGTTCAACCCGACGAAGGCGAAGGAGAACCTGGCCAAGGCCGGCTACCCCGACGGTAAGGGGTTCCCCCAGCTCACCCTGCTCCTCGTGGACAGCCAGACCAACAAGCTGCTCGGCGAGTTCCTCCAGGCCGAGTGGAAGAAGCACCTCGGCATCGACCTCAAGCTCGAGTTTGTCGATTCCAAGACCCGCTCCTCCCGGTTCAACAGCTCGGACTTCCAGCTGGTCGTCGGCGGCTGGCAGGAGGACTACCCGGATCCCGAGAACTGGTTCCTCGGCCTCTGGGAGACGGGCGGCTCGATCAACAAGACCAAGACCAGCATCAAGGCGCTCGACGACATCATCGCGAAGGCCAAGTTCAACACGAATGACGAGCAGCGCCGCCAGCAGTACCGGGAGGCCGAGAAGCTCCTGCTCCAGGAGGCGAACGGCATCGCTCCGCTCTGGCACACCCTCGCCGCCTTCCTGGTGAAGCCGCACATCTCCGGGATGGTCGAGAACAAGCGGCCGGGCGATACCTTCGTCCCGGGCGACTGGTACATCGAGCTCTGGAAGACGTCGAAGAAGTAA
- a CDS encoding ABC transporter permease, translated as MVAYTIRRILAMIPLIIAIATITFLLMHAVQGGPFDTDKPLPPATLENLKRRYGLDDPLPIQYVNYLTNLAKFDFGISIANNRDITDIIRERMRVSVQLGIATFLFATVFGLTLGILSSLNQNGPGDYAGVFIATIGAAMPSIVLAPLLTIVFAVKLGWFNVLSSDYGFTDWFRGDFSNWRQVVLPTVALGFLPMAFIARITRASMLEVLRQDYVRTARSKGLSEFVVVVRHAARNAMIPVLTVLGPIFAGLITGSLVIETLFAIPGLGREFVRSVLIRDYGLIMGVTVFYAVIIAFMNLVVDLLYGLADPRIRY; from the coding sequence ATGGTCGCCTACACCATCCGGCGCATCCTTGCGATGATCCCGCTCATCATCGCTATCGCCACCATCACCTTCCTGCTGATGCATGCCGTCCAAGGCGGTCCGTTTGACACCGACAAGCCGCTGCCGCCGGCGACGCTGGAGAACCTGAAACGCCGATACGGGCTCGACGACCCGCTGCCGATCCAGTACGTCAACTACCTGACAAACCTCGCTAAATTCGACTTCGGCATCTCCATCGCGAACAACCGGGACATCACCGACATCATCCGCGAGCGGATGCGGGTCTCCGTGCAGCTGGGCATCGCCACGTTCCTCTTCGCCACGGTGTTCGGGCTGACCCTGGGCATCCTTTCATCGCTGAACCAGAACGGTCCCGGAGACTACGCCGGGGTGTTCATCGCGACCATCGGCGCAGCCATGCCGTCGATCGTCCTGGCCCCGCTCCTGACGATCGTCTTCGCGGTGAAGCTCGGCTGGTTCAACGTGCTCAGTTCCGACTACGGCTTCACGGACTGGTTCCGGGGTGATTTCAGCAACTGGCGGCAGGTGGTCCTGCCGACCGTCGCGCTCGGATTCTTGCCCATGGCGTTCATCGCGCGCATTACCCGGGCGTCGATGCTGGAAGTGCTGCGGCAGGACTACGTCCGCACCGCACGCTCGAAAGGCCTGAGCGAGTTCGTTGTGGTGGTCCGCCACGCCGCGCGGAACGCCATGATCCCGGTCCTCACGGTCCTCGGGCCGATCTTTGCCGGGCTCATCACAGGTTCGCTCGTGATTGAGACCCTCTTCGCCATCCCCGGGCTCGGGCGCGAATTTGTCCGCTCCGTGCTGATCCGCGATTACGGGCTCATCATGGGTGTGACCGTCTTTTACGCGGTCATCATCGCCTTCATGAACCTGGTCGTAGACCTGCTCTACGGTCTTGCCGACCCCCGCATCCGGTACTGA
- a CDS encoding phytoene desaturase family protein: MGNASDADIVVIGSGFGGLTAAALAARAGARVLVLERHTRPGGCAGDFALGGFWFPAGATVVTGLEPGGILRQVFDVLEVDVEARPLDPSIVFHLPDRVVPYTASHETWARLFAREFPGAPAGYRRFWRWVRLVGGEVYRIGAALPSFPLERPADIRRSLRAVSPSLVLAAPWLFATVGRVKQLLGAEGDPAADALIDALLLDATGATAAGCSAVQGAIALDLYRRGCQWVDGGTGALAMKLVRAIRASGGTVTFGNGAARLRQEGGRWSVRLDDGSIVTALAVVANVPPGGLDLLLGRPPRLPSAGSAWGAFVLHLGIDAAALEPLHPFHQVVADAGDLETAGNNCLVSIYPGRGDRANRWSISVSTHVRPEAFAVPPAEARRLRCRLEASLLAAVRRVVPDVDRRILLLRSATPATYQRFTGRPGGFVGGLRQVPSVVALRAPGRRAGRGLVLAGDHTFPGQGTVGTALSGINAARDVLEYLDMEAPL; this comes from the coding sequence ATGGGTAACGCCAGCGATGCGGACATCGTCGTTATCGGCAGCGGTTTCGGCGGCCTCACCGCCGCAGCCCTCGCCGCCAGGGCCGGCGCCAGGGTGCTGGTGCTCGAGCGGCACACCCGTCCCGGTGGCTGCGCCGGCGATTTCGCCCTCGGCGGGTTCTGGTTCCCGGCCGGGGCCACCGTGGTCACGGGGCTCGAGCCCGGTGGCATTCTTCGACAGGTCTTCGACGTCCTTGAGGTGGACGTGGAAGCCCGCCCACTCGACCCATCGATCGTGTTTCATCTCCCGGACCGGGTCGTTCCGTACACCGCCTCGCACGAGACGTGGGCCAGGCTGTTCGCCCGGGAGTTCCCCGGCGCGCCGGCCGGCTACCGGCGCTTCTGGCGGTGGGTGCGGCTTGTGGGCGGCGAGGTGTACCGCATCGGCGCCGCGCTCCCATCGTTCCCGCTCGAGCGGCCGGCCGACATCCGCCGCTCGCTCCGGGCGGTCAGCCCCTCGCTGGTCCTGGCAGCGCCATGGCTCTTCGCCACCGTCGGCCGCGTCAAGCAGCTCCTGGGCGCTGAAGGCGACCCCGCTGCTGACGCGCTCATCGACGCACTCCTCCTGGACGCGACGGGCGCAACGGCAGCCGGGTGCAGCGCGGTGCAGGGCGCCATCGCGCTCGACCTCTACCGGCGGGGCTGCCAGTGGGTCGACGGCGGCACGGGCGCGCTCGCCATGAAGCTCGTCCGCGCTATCCGGGCCAGCGGCGGCACGGTGACCTTCGGCAACGGTGCCGCACGGCTGCGCCAGGAGGGAGGGCGCTGGTCGGTCCGCCTTGACGACGGGTCGATCGTGACAGCGCTGGCAGTGGTCGCCAATGTGCCCCCGGGAGGGCTCGATTTGCTGCTGGGCCGCCCGCCGCGCCTGCCCTCGGCCGGTTCGGCCTGGGGCGCATTCGTTCTGCACCTCGGCATCGACGCGGCCGCGCTCGAGCCGCTCCACCCGTTCCACCAGGTCGTTGCCGACGCCGGCGACCTGGAGACCGCCGGCAACAACTGCCTGGTGTCCATCTACCCCGGCCGAGGCGACCGGGCGAACCGCTGGAGCATCTCGGTCTCGACACACGTGCGCCCCGAGGCGTTTGCGGTCCCGCCGGCCGAGGCGCGCCGGCTGCGCTGCCGGCTTGAAGCCAGCCTCCTGGCAGCTGTCCGCCGCGTCGTCCCCGATGTCGACCGGCGCATCCTGCTCCTGAGGTCTGCAACGCCGGCAACCTACCAGCGGTTCACCGGGAGGCCGGGCGGATTCGTCGGCGGGCTCCGCCAGGTGCCGTCAGTGGTCGCGCTCCGCGCCCCGGGCCGCCGTGCCGGCCGCGGTCTGGTACTCGCCGGCGACCATACCTTCCCCGGCCAGGGCACGGTTGGGACTGCGCTCTCGGGTATCAACGCGGCCCGCGACGTGCTGGAATACCTGGACATGGAGGCGCCGTTATGA
- a CDS encoding SRPBCC family protein — translation MTTVRFRSELPVPPERLFEFHADVRNLSRISPPFPPFRLVEGGTAPAREGDVQVFRLGWGPLGVTWEAQISRVVPGRLIEDTQLRGPFRRWRHQHRFRPAERGAVLEDAVAFRLLPTPAGEFAEWLLVRLALLAMFWWRHRRTRNLLETPQES, via the coding sequence ATGACGACCGTACGATTCCGCAGCGAGCTCCCGGTCCCGCCGGAGCGACTCTTCGAGTTCCATGCAGACGTGCGCAACCTTAGCCGCATCTCCCCGCCGTTTCCGCCGTTCCGCCTGGTCGAGGGCGGCACAGCTCCTGCCCGGGAGGGCGACGTGCAGGTGTTCCGCCTGGGCTGGGGGCCGCTCGGCGTGACGTGGGAGGCGCAAATCAGCCGGGTCGTACCTGGGCGGCTCATCGAGGACACACAGCTCCGCGGCCCCTTCCGGCGCTGGCGGCACCAGCACCGGTTTCGTCCTGCCGAGCGCGGTGCCGTGCTCGAAGATGCTGTCGCCTTCCGCCTCCTACCGACGCCGGCCGGAGAGTTTGCCGAGTGGCTGCTTGTCCGCCTGGCCCTGCTGGCGATGTTCTGGTGGCGGCATCGGCGGACGCGAAACCTGCTCGAAACGCCGCAGGAATCTTGA
- a CDS encoding MerR family transcriptional regulator, with amino-acid sequence MRKPGIFRIAQVEAMTGVSAHALRAWERRYGVPRPSRTGGQQRTYSEADIAMIRRMHELATQGVPLARAAEIVLQEAATPGEGTGPRIALLKTELFDALLAFDEQRAAAAWTELFDTLDLLSGFERVVVPLMRDIGIAWHEQRITIAQEHFASNFVRARLDQLSRQVQPLPGAPTVVLACLEGEHHEIGLLMLAVMLRFQGIRTIYLGQDVPDEDLIRTVEDAQPEVLAVNAGTAEGARHLRGVVSALAETAPLTAIVYGGGAFDADPSLRIETAYYGGPRLVEAVALINQLGRSRITGGAA; translated from the coding sequence GTGCGAAAGCCCGGCATCTTCCGGATTGCCCAGGTCGAAGCCATGACCGGCGTCAGCGCGCATGCGCTCCGCGCGTGGGAGCGCCGGTACGGCGTTCCCCGGCCCAGCCGCACTGGCGGCCAGCAGCGCACCTACTCCGAGGCAGACATCGCGATGATCCGCCGCATGCACGAGCTGGCCACCCAGGGCGTTCCGCTGGCCCGCGCCGCCGAGATCGTGCTCCAGGAGGCAGCCACCCCCGGCGAAGGAACGGGGCCGCGCATCGCGCTGCTGAAGACGGAGCTGTTCGACGCCCTGCTCGCATTCGACGAGCAGCGGGCCGCCGCGGCCTGGACCGAGCTGTTCGATACGCTCGACCTGCTGAGCGGGTTCGAACGGGTAGTCGTGCCCCTGATGCGCGATATCGGCATCGCCTGGCACGAGCAGCGCATCACCATCGCGCAGGAGCACTTCGCGTCGAACTTTGTGCGGGCCCGGCTGGACCAGCTCAGCCGCCAGGTGCAGCCGCTGCCCGGCGCCCCGACCGTCGTACTCGCCTGCCTCGAGGGCGAACACCACGAAATCGGTCTGCTCATGCTCGCCGTCATGCTCCGCTTCCAGGGCATTCGGACCATCTACCTCGGCCAGGACGTCCCCGACGAGGACCTTATCCGGACCGTGGAGGACGCCCAGCCGGAAGTGCTGGCCGTGAATGCAGGGACCGCCGAGGGTGCGCGCCACCTCCGCGGAGTGGTCAGCGCCCTCGCCGAAACCGCGCCGCTGACCGCCATCGTCTACGGCGGCGGCGCCTTCGACGCCGACCCATCGCTCCGGATCGAGACCGCGTATTACGGCGGACCCCGCCTGGTCGAGGCGGTCGCACTCATCAATCAGCTCGGACGTTCACGCATCACAGGAGGTGCGGCATGA
- a CDS encoding complex I NDUFA9 subunit family protein: protein MKIAVAGGTGFLGRSITRALLDAGHEVVVGSRRRPEKAPLDPRATWVAADVTAPETLPALLAGADAVVDAVQFPNSPIEHPEKGYTFERIDLGGTRNLVDAAKSAGTPLFIGLSGVGAAEHAPYHWQRFKWQEEQHIAASGVPYVVFRPSWVYGPGDVSLNRFLGFAKFLPFVPVIGNGKTRINPLYVEDLAAHVVAAVQKPEARGRIFEIGGPDVLTMDDVIRTALRVSGRRRFLLHSPKPVMKLVASVAQFAPGRPLTPDAIDFITMDGVADTAALREVFGLRLTPLEEGLAAYLKR, encoded by the coding sequence ATGAAAATCGCAGTCGCCGGCGGCACAGGGTTCCTCGGCCGCTCGATCACCAGGGCGCTGCTCGACGCGGGTCATGAGGTCGTCGTCGGCTCGCGGCGGCGGCCCGAGAAGGCTCCACTCGACCCGCGGGCGACCTGGGTCGCAGCCGACGTCACGGCCCCGGAGACACTCCCGGCGCTGCTCGCCGGGGCTGACGCAGTCGTCGACGCCGTCCAGTTCCCGAACTCGCCCATCGAACACCCGGAGAAGGGGTACACCTTCGAACGGATCGACCTCGGCGGCACCCGCAACCTGGTTGATGCCGCCAAATCGGCCGGGACGCCCCTCTTCATCGGCCTGAGCGGTGTCGGCGCGGCCGAGCACGCCCCCTACCACTGGCAGCGGTTCAAATGGCAGGAGGAGCAGCACATCGCGGCGTCCGGCGTGCCGTACGTCGTCTTCCGGCCGAGCTGGGTGTACGGACCGGGCGATGTCTCGCTCAACCGCTTCCTGGGCTTCGCGAAGTTCCTTCCCTTTGTCCCGGTCATCGGCAACGGGAAGACGCGCATCAATCCGCTCTACGTCGAAGACCTTGCAGCGCATGTCGTGGCGGCCGTACAGAAGCCGGAAGCGCGCGGGCGCATCTTCGAAATCGGCGGGCCTGACGTCCTGACCATGGACGACGTCATCCGGACGGCCCTCCGGGTGTCGGGCCGCAGGCGCTTCCTGCTTCACAGCCCGAAGCCGGTCATGAAGCTCGTCGCTTCGGTGGCCCAGTTTGCGCCCGGCCGGCCGCTCACCCCCGACGCCATCGATTTCATCACGATGGACGGCGTCGCAGACACTGCTGCCCTGCGCGAGGTGTTCGGCCTCCGCCTGACGCCGCTGGAGGAGGGCCTGGCGGCCTATCTGAAACGCTGA
- a CDS encoding formyltetrahydrofolate deformylase — translation MSRILAIVHVQGRDQKGVVARISTYLAERNINIEDIEQRVVRGQFLMDMLIDITDATVTLDELVTGLLAIGQEIGMEIRVTLHSERQRQRVAVLVSKEPHCLEQLIADWRSGDLRGDLVCVLSNHDVLRPVAEAAGIPFEWYTSDDKAAHEAFLLDRLAHYRADLVVLARYMQILTPAVVQPYAGRIINIHPSLLPYFPGANPYRRAWEDGVRVTGCTAHFVTEELDAGPIILQDVFHIDVGVDTVEDVRRKGRALEGVVLSRAVQLYLNGEIVVIDGKVVFKPGMRTLLRDLGGRP, via the coding sequence GTGAGCCGAATCCTTGCCATCGTGCATGTGCAGGGCCGCGACCAGAAGGGCGTCGTGGCCCGCATCAGCACCTACCTTGCTGAGCGGAACATCAACATCGAAGACATCGAGCAGCGGGTGGTGCGCGGGCAGTTCCTGATGGACATGCTGATCGACATCACCGACGCGACCGTCACCCTCGATGAGCTCGTCACGGGCCTGCTCGCCATCGGGCAGGAGATCGGCATGGAAATCCGAGTGACGCTCCACAGCGAGCGCCAGCGCCAGCGGGTCGCGGTCCTCGTTTCGAAGGAGCCGCACTGCCTCGAACAGCTGATCGCCGACTGGCGGAGCGGCGACCTCCGGGGCGACCTCGTTTGCGTGCTCTCAAATCACGACGTGCTCCGCCCTGTCGCCGAAGCAGCCGGAATCCCCTTCGAGTGGTACACCTCGGACGACAAGGCCGCGCACGAGGCCTTCCTGCTCGACCGACTCGCGCACTACCGGGCCGATCTGGTGGTGCTCGCCCGCTACATGCAGATTCTGACTCCCGCAGTCGTTCAGCCCTATGCGGGCCGAATCATCAACATCCACCCCTCGCTGCTGCCGTACTTCCCCGGCGCGAATCCGTACCGCCGGGCGTGGGAGGACGGCGTCCGGGTGACCGGCTGCACGGCGCACTTCGTCACGGAAGAGCTCGATGCGGGGCCAATCATTCTCCAGGACGTATTCCACATCGACGTCGGCGTGGACACTGTCGAAGACGTGCGCCGGAAGGGCCGCGCGCTCGAGGGGGTCGTCCTGAGCCGTGCGGTCCAGCTCTACCTGAACGGCGAAATCGTCGTCATCGATGGAAAGGTCGTGTTCAAGCCGGGAATGCGGACCCTGCTTCGCGACCTTGGCGGGCGGCCGTAG
- a CDS encoding ABC transporter permease, with product MAATDQPIAQPFDFLSEQLHTKQRGLWAQAWQRLLRNRLAVAAGVILLVIAAVSFAADVSRTVQRYDPTVPDFQATEQNPSWDHWLGTDTLGRDLWSRLLQGTLFSLKIGIGTQVIVLLIGVTIGMAAALAGRLSDTVLMWITDLAYAFPDLLAIILLRQVLLGRNWPIIGEGDPQIPGLNGVLLVTIIAISFVSWTTVARLVRGQMLSIKEQDYVAAARAMGASPWRVVRVHMLPNTLSAVIVSATFGIPLAIFAEATLGFIGLGVPPPNASLGSLIGAGLDSIQVHPVQLVWPTLMVATLMLCFTFLGDGLRDALDPRTRR from the coding sequence GTGGCCGCCACTGATCAACCCATCGCCCAGCCATTCGACTTCCTCAGCGAGCAGCTGCACACCAAACAGCGCGGCCTCTGGGCCCAGGCGTGGCAGCGGCTCCTCCGGAACCGGCTCGCCGTCGCGGCAGGTGTCATCCTGCTCGTGATCGCCGCGGTGTCATTCGCGGCCGACGTGAGCCGGACCGTGCAGCGGTATGACCCGACCGTTCCGGACTTCCAGGCAACCGAGCAGAATCCGAGCTGGGACCACTGGCTGGGCACCGATACCCTCGGCCGCGACCTCTGGTCCCGTCTTCTGCAGGGCACCCTGTTCTCGCTGAAAATCGGCATCGGGACCCAGGTCATCGTTCTGCTGATTGGGGTCACCATCGGCATGGCCGCGGCGCTCGCCGGGAGATTGAGCGACACCGTTCTGATGTGGATTACCGACCTCGCCTACGCCTTCCCCGACCTGCTGGCCATCATCCTCCTGCGGCAGGTGCTGCTCGGCCGGAACTGGCCCATCATCGGCGAGGGCGACCCGCAGATCCCCGGCCTCAACGGGGTGCTGCTCGTCACCATCATCGCCATCTCCTTCGTCAGCTGGACGACGGTCGCTCGCCTGGTGCGCGGCCAAATGCTCTCGATCAAGGAACAGGATTATGTCGCGGCCGCGCGGGCGATGGGCGCCAGCCCCTGGCGTGTCGTGCGCGTCCACATGCTCCCGAACACGCTGAGCGCCGTCATCGTCTCTGCGACGTTCGGCATCCCGCTCGCCATCTTTGCCGAGGCCACGCTGGGGTTCATCGGCCTCGGCGTGCCGCCCCCCAACGCATCGCTCGGCTCGCTGATCGGCGCCGGGCTGGATTCCATCCAGGTCCATCCAGTGCAGCTCGTCTGGCCAACGCTCATGGTCGCCACGCTGATGCTCTGCTTCACCTTCCTGGGCGACGGACTGCGCGACGCGCTCGACCCGCGGACGCGGCGGTAG